A portion of the Streptomyces sp. NBC_01335 genome contains these proteins:
- a CDS encoding carbohydrate binding domain-containing protein — MKRSPLRLLGRPVAAAAAATALLGLLTAIPAPEQLSSATPVAATENSATVFYWTKTKNWPAYRLHWAPDGGSWTTVPGTAMTAACTDWVKLTVPLGSTTGLAATFNNGSGVWDNNSGNNYALGTGNITVKDGVVAHSDPCADSGTTPSPSPTGANSAEVYYSTATVGWTTTNLHYQPVGGAWTTVPGVGMEAACTGWVRRTVDLGAATGLNATFNNGNGVWDNNNGANYALTSGRSTVKDHKVTANAADPCAAAVPDTTAPTAPTKAAAATDGVSVVLSWEPSTDNLGVTKYQVTRTGGTKGALVADTGSTVFSDTGLEERTAYSYTVKAVDAAGNVSAASAPATATTGDKPPAAASGQPLGTDPRKDPIYFVLTARFNDGDSTNDRGGSQDVKSGNAANNDPMFRGDFKGLVQKLDYIKGLGFSAVWITPVVLNRSDYDYHGYHGYDFYKVDPRLESAGASYQDLINAAHAKGMKIYQDVVYNHSSRWGAKGLFTPTVYGVRDSQWSWYYDEKNEGFEYDGLTVETKSGKSYYNGDLWSTAEPSGNTCLNWGKPTGSTSAEGYKVYNCQWPNATSGMFPTVYYHNCWIGNWEGEDSRSCWLHEDLADFNTESAPVQNYLIGAYDKYIDMGVDGFRIDTAVHIPRTTWNRRFLPAIQERVTSRFGAGAAKNFFVFGEVGAFVNDKWNRGSVNHSAQFYTWKERKEYSADDAAASLEMYNYEEQLGTGQQPVSDNAFLKGNAYHTPDHSRFSGMNVIDMRMHMNFGDANNAYSNGKDSDDSYNDATYNVVYVDSHDYGPNKSSERYAGGTDAWAENMALMWTFRGIPTLYYGSEVEFQAGKKIDCGPTCPLATTGRAYFGDRIAGDVSASDFSKVSSASGTVADTLAQPLVKHVQRLNQIRRAVPALQMGQYSTEGISGSMAYKRRYTDAASGVDSFALVTVTGGASYTGIPNGTYKDAVTGDVRTVSDGALTVAAPGKGNLRVYVLDLGGRNAAPGQVGTAGPYLK, encoded by the coding sequence ATGAAACGCTCCCCCCTGCGGCTGCTCGGGCGCCCCGTGGCGGCGGCCGCCGCGGCGACCGCGCTGCTGGGCCTGCTCACCGCGATACCCGCGCCGGAGCAGCTGTCGTCCGCGACGCCGGTCGCCGCCACCGAGAACTCGGCGACCGTCTTCTACTGGACGAAGACGAAGAACTGGCCGGCGTACAGACTCCATTGGGCGCCGGACGGGGGTTCGTGGACCACCGTGCCGGGTACGGCGATGACCGCCGCCTGTACGGACTGGGTGAAGCTGACCGTCCCGCTCGGCAGCACCACCGGCCTCGCCGCCACCTTCAACAACGGCAGCGGCGTCTGGGACAACAACTCCGGCAACAACTACGCGCTGGGCACCGGGAACATCACCGTCAAGGACGGCGTCGTCGCCCACAGCGACCCGTGCGCCGACAGCGGTACGACCCCGAGCCCCTCCCCCACCGGGGCGAACAGCGCGGAGGTCTACTACTCCACCGCGACGGTGGGCTGGACCACCACCAACCTCCACTACCAGCCGGTGGGCGGCGCCTGGACCACCGTGCCCGGGGTGGGCATGGAGGCGGCCTGCACCGGATGGGTCAGACGGACCGTCGACCTCGGCGCGGCCACCGGGCTCAACGCCACGTTCAACAACGGCAACGGCGTCTGGGACAACAACAACGGGGCCAACTACGCTCTCACCAGCGGGCGTTCAACGGTGAAGGACCACAAGGTCACCGCGAACGCGGCCGATCCGTGCGCCGCCGCGGTCCCGGACACCACGGCACCGACCGCTCCGACGAAGGCGGCCGCCGCCACGGACGGCGTCTCGGTCGTCCTCTCCTGGGAACCCTCCACGGACAACCTCGGTGTGACGAAGTATCAGGTCACCCGGACCGGGGGGACGAAGGGCGCCCTGGTGGCGGACACCGGCTCCACGGTGTTTTCCGACACCGGACTGGAGGAGCGGACCGCGTACAGCTACACCGTCAAGGCGGTGGACGCGGCCGGCAACGTCTCGGCGGCCTCGGCGCCGGCGACCGCCACCACCGGCGACAAGCCCCCGGCCGCGGCCTCCGGGCAGCCGCTGGGCACCGACCCGCGCAAGGACCCGATCTACTTCGTCCTCACCGCCCGCTTCAACGACGGTGACAGCACGAACGACCGGGGCGGCAGCCAGGACGTGAAGTCCGGCAACGCGGCCAACAACGACCCCATGTTCCGGGGCGACTTCAAGGGCCTGGTCCAGAAGCTCGACTACATCAAGGGACTGGGCTTCTCGGCCGTCTGGATCACCCCGGTGGTGCTCAACCGGTCGGACTACGACTACCACGGCTACCACGGCTACGACTTCTACAAGGTCGACCCGCGCCTGGAGTCCGCCGGGGCCTCCTACCAGGACCTCATCAACGCGGCGCACGCCAAGGGGATGAAGATCTACCAGGACGTCGTCTACAACCACTCCTCGCGATGGGGCGCCAAGGGGCTGTTCACGCCGACGGTCTACGGCGTGCGGGACTCCCAGTGGAGCTGGTACTACGACGAGAAGAACGAGGGCTTCGAGTACGACGGACTGACCGTCGAGACGAAGTCCGGCAAGTCCTACTACAACGGCGACCTGTGGTCGACCGCCGAGCCGTCGGGAAACACCTGCCTCAACTGGGGCAAGCCCACCGGGAGTACGTCCGCCGAGGGCTACAAGGTCTACAACTGCCAGTGGCCGAACGCCACTTCCGGGATGTTCCCGACGGTGTACTACCACAACTGCTGGATCGGAAACTGGGAGGGCGAGGACTCGCGCAGCTGCTGGCTCCACGAGGACCTCGCGGACTTCAACACCGAGAGCGCCCCGGTGCAGAACTACCTGATCGGCGCCTACGACAAGTACATCGACATGGGGGTCGACGGCTTCCGGATCGACACCGCCGTGCACATCCCGCGCACCACCTGGAACCGCCGCTTCCTGCCGGCGATCCAGGAGCGCGTCACCTCGCGGTTCGGCGCCGGGGCGGCGAAGAACTTCTTCGTCTTCGGCGAGGTCGGCGCCTTCGTCAACGACAAGTGGAACCGCGGCTCGGTCAACCACTCCGCGCAGTTCTACACCTGGAAGGAGCGCAAGGAGTACAGCGCCGACGACGCCGCCGCCTCGCTGGAGATGTACAACTACGAGGAGCAGCTGGGCACCGGGCAGCAGCCGGTCTCCGACAACGCCTTCCTGAAGGGGAACGCCTACCACACACCGGACCACAGCCGGTTCTCCGGGATGAACGTCATCGACATGCGGATGCACATGAACTTCGGTGACGCCAACAACGCCTACAGCAACGGCAAGGACTCCGACGACAGCTACAACGACGCCACCTACAACGTCGTCTACGTCGACAGTCACGACTACGGTCCCAACAAGAGCAGCGAGCGGTACGCGGGCGGCACGGACGCCTGGGCCGAGAACATGGCCCTGATGTGGACGTTCCGCGGGATCCCGACGCTGTACTACGGCTCCGAGGTCGAGTTCCAGGCGGGGAAGAAGATCGACTGCGGGCCCACCTGCCCGCTGGCGACCACCGGGCGGGCGTACTTCGGCGACCGCATCGCCGGTGACGTGAGCGCCTCGGACTTCAGCAAGGTCTCCTCGGCGAGCGGCACGGTGGCGGACACCCTCGCGCAGCCGCTGGTCAAGCACGTGCAGCGGCTCAACCAGATCCGAAGGGCCGTCCCGGCGCTCCAGATGGGCCAGTACTCCACCGAGGGCATCAGCGGCTCGATGGCGTACAAGCGCCGGTACACCGACGCGGCGAGCGGAGTCGACTCCTTCGCCCTGGTGACCGTCACCGGGGGCGCCTCGTATACCGGGATCCCCAACGGCACCTACAAGGACGCCGTGACCGGGGACGTCCGCACGGTGTCCGACGGCGCGCTCACGGTGGCCGCCCCCGGCAAGGGCAACCTCCGGGTGTACGTGCTCGACCTGGGCGGCAGGAACGCCGCTCCCGGGCAGGTCGGCACCGCCGGTCCGTACCTGAAGTAG
- a CDS encoding aldose epimerase family protein — MPRPTAHRTPFGSAPGNAEADLWTLDSGTGVRAEVLTYGGVLHRLTVPDTHGLSRQIVRSLSTMDEYAKDHPYFGALVGRYANRIAHGRFALDGTTHEIPVNDRGHALHGGPEGFHTRIWEASGREDGDAAFVDLRLHSPDGDMGFPGALDVRATYAVDSSGTFSLDCTATTDRATVVNLTQHAYFNLGDDDILGHTLEVDADHYLPVDPEGIPEGDPVEVRGTPFDLTAPHALRERLALPHDQLASAGGFDHCWVLRDGAPGADGLRRAARLTAPDDSRVMEVWTTEPGIQVYTGNLLDGTFTDGEGRVHDRHGAVCLETQHLPDSPNRAGYPTTVLRPGQTLRTRTEWRFPHLGTGR, encoded by the coding sequence ATGCCCCGCCCCACCGCGCACCGCACCCCCTTCGGCTCCGCTCCCGGGAATGCCGAGGCAGACCTCTGGACGCTGGATTCCGGCACCGGAGTGCGGGCCGAAGTCCTCACCTACGGGGGTGTCCTGCACCGTCTCACCGTGCCGGACACCCACGGCCTGAGTCGACAGATCGTCAGATCACTCTCGACGATGGACGAATACGCGAAGGACCACCCCTACTTCGGGGCGCTCGTGGGCCGTTACGCCAACCGCATCGCGCACGGCAGATTCGCACTCGACGGCACCACCCACGAGATCCCCGTCAACGACCGCGGTCACGCCCTGCACGGTGGACCCGAAGGCTTCCACACCAGAATCTGGGAGGCGTCCGGCCGGGAAGACGGCGACGCCGCCTTCGTCGACCTGCGCCTGCACAGCCCCGACGGCGACATGGGCTTCCCCGGCGCCCTCGACGTCCGTGCCACCTACGCAGTCGACTCCTCGGGCACCTTCTCGCTCGACTGCACCGCCACCACCGACCGGGCGACCGTCGTCAACCTGACCCAGCACGCCTACTTCAACCTGGGCGACGACGACATCCTCGGGCACACCCTGGAGGTCGACGCCGACCACTACCTCCCCGTGGACCCCGAGGGCATTCCCGAGGGAGATCCGGTCGAGGTGCGCGGCACCCCGTTCGACCTCACCGCCCCCCACGCGCTGCGCGAGCGCCTCGCCCTCCCGCACGACCAACTCGCCTCGGCCGGCGGATTCGACCACTGCTGGGTCCTGCGCGACGGGGCCCCCGGTGCCGACGGGCTGCGCCGCGCCGCCCGGCTCACCGCGCCCGACGACTCCCGCGTGATGGAGGTGTGGACCACGGAACCCGGCATCCAGGTCTACACGGGCAACCTGCTGGACGGCACCTTCACCGACGGCGAGGGCCGCGTGCACGACCGCCACGGAGCGGTCTGCCTGGAGACCCAGCACCTGCCGGACTCGCCCAACCGCGCCGGCTACCCCACCACGGTCCTGCGCCCCGGCCAGACGCTCCGCACCCGTACGGAGTGGCGCTTCCCGCACCTGGGCACCGGCCGGTAA
- a CDS encoding LacI family DNA-binding transcriptional regulator, translating into MGVSLKDVAQRAGVSIKTVSNVVNNYQHVTPKMRAKVQLAIDELGYRPNLTARHLRKGRTGIIALAVPEFGNPYFAELAGAVVDAAARHDYTVLVDHTAGLREKELLVSQGFRSHVIDGLIMSPIHLETEDLMAREETAPLVLLGEREYEAPYDHIAIDNVAAARTAVRHLLDHGRSRIAFLGSRTGRERQPAHLRLRGWREELTAAGIEPDESLVVVTDGFGREDGAIAMASLLDRGERPDAVFAYNDLIAIGAMRTVTARGLSVPDDIAFVGFDDIEESSYGTTTLTTIAPDKEAIARLAVDSLVERLAGEPVTEPRRPRPGYRLVVRESTVPRQPGPAA; encoded by the coding sequence GTGGGCGTCAGCCTCAAGGACGTCGCGCAGCGGGCGGGCGTGTCGATCAAGACCGTGTCCAACGTGGTCAACAACTACCAGCACGTCACCCCGAAGATGCGGGCCAAAGTGCAGCTGGCGATCGACGAGCTCGGCTACCGGCCGAACCTCACCGCCCGCCACCTGCGCAAGGGCCGTACGGGCATCATCGCGCTGGCGGTCCCCGAGTTCGGCAACCCGTACTTCGCCGAACTCGCCGGAGCCGTCGTCGACGCCGCCGCCCGGCACGACTACACCGTGCTGGTCGACCACACGGCAGGGCTCCGCGAGAAGGAGCTGCTGGTCAGCCAGGGATTCCGGTCACACGTGATCGACGGGCTCATCATGAGCCCGATCCATCTGGAGACCGAGGACCTGATGGCACGCGAGGAGACCGCACCCCTGGTCCTGCTGGGGGAGCGGGAGTACGAAGCGCCCTACGACCACATCGCGATCGACAACGTCGCCGCCGCCCGCACGGCGGTACGTCATCTGCTCGACCACGGACGCAGCAGGATCGCCTTCCTCGGATCCCGCACCGGCCGTGAACGCCAACCCGCGCACCTGCGGTTGCGCGGATGGCGCGAGGAGCTGACGGCCGCCGGCATCGAACCGGACGAGTCCCTGGTCGTGGTCACGGACGGATTCGGGCGTGAGGACGGGGCCATCGCGATGGCCTCCCTGCTCGACCGGGGCGAACGGCCCGACGCGGTCTTCGCCTACAACGACCTGATCGCGATCGGTGCCATGCGCACCGTCACCGCGCGCGGGCTGTCCGTCCCGGACGACATCGCCTTCGTCGGCTTCGACGACATCGAGGAAAGCAGCTACGGCACCACCACCCTCACCACCATCGCCCCCGACAAGGAGGCCATCGCGCGCCTCGCCGTCGACAGCCTCGTCGAGCGGCTCGCGGGCGAACCGGTGACCGAACCGCGGCGCCCACGCCCCGGCTACCGGCTCGTCGTCCGCGAGTCGACGGTCCCGCGGCAGCCCGGCCCGGCGGCCTGA
- a CDS encoding ABC transporter permease → MNETSSAPVARTTAPQATPAPAKKAPEPSPQNGAGPTAGQRVLDILQRQGVLAVLIAVIVVASFVYPTFHSLDNARGVTVQASFLAVVALGMTMVIITGGIDLSVGSVFALGGVLAAWGSQYGFLPALLVPLVVCSAIGLLNGFLIARAGMAPFIVTLATLLGARGLLLSLTDEGGTTYLVPKDSAFADLGQGAVWGFGYPLLIALVLFGIGGLVLQRTSFGQSIFAVGGSSDAATLMGLPVARTKILVYTLSGLLAGLAGALNAARLTSGVTIVGVGMELDAISAVVIGGTLLVGGAGSISGTLWGVLLLAVIQNLINQIGSLNSSWQSVVSGGFLIVVVVAQRYLARNRRTT, encoded by the coding sequence ATGAACGAAACCTCCTCCGCCCCGGTGGCCCGGACCACGGCCCCGCAAGCGACCCCCGCTCCGGCAAAGAAGGCGCCCGAGCCCAGTCCCCAGAACGGCGCCGGCCCCACCGCGGGACAGCGCGTCCTCGACATCCTCCAGCGGCAGGGCGTCCTCGCCGTGCTGATCGCGGTGATCGTCGTCGCCTCCTTCGTGTACCCGACGTTCCACAGCCTGGACAACGCCCGCGGCGTCACCGTGCAGGCGTCCTTCCTCGCCGTGGTCGCCCTCGGCATGACCATGGTCATCATCACCGGCGGCATCGACCTGTCGGTCGGCTCCGTCTTCGCCCTCGGCGGAGTCCTCGCCGCCTGGGGCTCGCAGTACGGCTTCCTGCCCGCGCTGCTCGTACCGCTCGTGGTCTGCTCCGCGATCGGCCTGCTCAACGGGTTCCTCATCGCCCGCGCCGGGATGGCCCCCTTCATCGTCACCCTCGCCACCCTGCTCGGCGCCCGCGGCCTGCTGCTCTCCCTCACCGACGAGGGCGGCACCACCTACCTCGTGCCGAAGGACTCGGCCTTCGCCGATCTGGGACAGGGTGCCGTCTGGGGCTTCGGCTACCCCCTCCTGATCGCCCTCGTGCTCTTCGGGATCGGCGGACTCGTCCTCCAGCGGACCTCGTTCGGACAGTCGATCTTCGCCGTGGGCGGCAGCAGCGACGCCGCGACCCTGATGGGCCTCCCCGTCGCCCGGACGAAGATCCTCGTCTACACACTGAGCGGTCTGCTCGCCGGCCTCGCCGGCGCGCTGAACGCGGCCCGGCTCACCTCCGGCGTCACCATCGTCGGCGTGGGCATGGAGCTCGACGCGATCTCCGCCGTCGTCATCGGCGGAACGCTGCTGGTCGGCGGCGCCGGATCGATCAGCGGAACCCTCTGGGGCGTGCTGCTGCTCGCCGTCATCCAGAACCTGATCAACCAGATCGGTAGTCTCAACTCGTCCTGGCAGTCGGTGGTCAGCGGCGGCTTCCTTATCGTTGTCGTGGTGGCGCAGCGCTATCTGGCGCGCAACCGCAGAACCACGTGA